Below is a window of Candidatus Kapaibacterium sp. DNA.
GCAGATTTTACACGTATCTCCAATAATATCATTGAAGATAATGCTGGCTACGGTATAGTGATGTCAAGCCTCGAAGGGTCTTGTATTCTATCGGGCAATGTTTTTGAGGGCAATAAAACTGCAATTTTTCTTAAAAGTGACAATCACGATACATTCATAGAAAAAAACACTTTCAAAGGCTCAGTCGGTCCAGCCGAAGTTGTGACTAACGAAAGTTATAGCGGTGCAATGCTTTATTCGATTTGGAAGCATTTCGAAAATATATTTGAAAAGCCCACTTTTGCCAAAATCGAACAAGAAGGTTACGAAAGCATAATAGATTCGGACAATTTGAGATATATTCGTACTAACCAAGCCGATGCCGAGAAGGATGGTGGCTCTAACGGGGTATTAGCTAAATGAGTTTTTTGGGGCAATTTATAATAGCCGTATTGCTTATTTACCCATTTTCGGGCGTTTTATATGCTCAAGATGAGTGCTGTTCGCACGGACATTATAAATGTCAGACTATTGAATTATTGAAAAATCGTAAAGCTAAGAAACTTCATTCGGACAGGCTTCAAGAAGATTTCAGAATTCCAATGCAAAGCAAATTCCCTTCGCAAGCGGGATATTTTGTTATTCATTTCGATACGGTCGGCGTAAACAAAGTTGATTTAACCGATATGAACCAAAACGGTGTACCGGATTATGTTGATTCGGTGGCATTTTATTTCGATGTTGCCTACGAATTTTTAGTTAATCAATTGGGCTATAATCCACCTCCGCCGGACAGCGGATTTGGTGGTGATGACCGCTATGATATTCACATAGTCAATCTTGTTGCCGAAGATTATGCAATTTACGGTTATACGGAAGCTGAATTAGACATTAATCCACCACTCAAACACCCGCGACATACTTCATCAATATATATTGATAACGATTACAGTCCATTTGATTCTATAAAAGTGGCTAATGGCAATAAAATTCCGGCTTATGCCATAAGCGGGATTAATGCCGTTAAAATCACTTCAGTACATGAATTACACCATGCAATTCAATTTGGATATGGCTATCCGGATGATGATGGCATTGCATTTATGGAGATGAGCAGCACATGGCTCGAAAGTGAACTTTACCCCGAATTGAACAACTATTTAGCTTATATTGGGGATTTGTTCAAAAGCTTAGAATCGTTTCCTCTTTCGGAAGCAAATAATGCCCAAACAGGTTATCGGTGGAATGTTTTTTTCAAATATTTATCAGAAGCATACTCACCCGACCTAATTCGGGATTTTTGGAAATTCATACTCGAAGAGCAGGCTCCTTTTGAAGCTCTTTATAGCTCCATTGAAACCAACAATCTTGATTACAATGATGTATGGACAGATTTTTTATCATGGATTTATCATACTAATACACGGTCTATCGGCGACACTTACTTTGCCGAAGCAGCAAGGTTTCCGCGGTTGACAATAAATCTAAGCGAGAACATGACTTCTGATATTTTTGAAATTGTTGAATTGCTCCAACCCTATCAATTTATGCCAATTCGAGTAAACAATTTAAGCGGTAGCGACAAAGGGATAACTCATTTTGATTTCATTATTGGCAAAATTCAGCCAATGAAAGTAACAGATGAGTTAAGTGAATTCAAACTGAAAATTAACAAAAACGAAGAAAGTCAAATTCCATACAGCATTTTCAAATACAAAATAGATGCCGATAAGGGCGATATTATAAGCGCTGTCTTTGTCAATGACGGTGCCCGCTACCCTGAGGAATCCTTTGTTTTGCCAAATCCGGTTGATTTAACAGTTGATGATTTTTTTATTGCAGTTCCACTGCTAATTGCAAATAATTTGAAATATAACATAATGATATACGACCCAAATTACATGGTTGTTGTTGATAAAAATATTGAACCAAGCCGGAGTAACGGATATACCGGGTTCCGGATTGATTTAGCTGATAATTCGTTAGCATCGGGTGTGTATCTGTATTCAATATCCGGAAATGATAAATCCTTTTTCGGCAAATTTGCTATAACTAAGAAAAAATGATGTATATTAATATTTAGGGAGTCACTATGTGCTCAATTAGACGTATTTTGTTGTTTTGTATAACTATTGTAGCTTTTAATCTCGGCAATGTAGCATTTGCTCAAGATTTCTGGGAACAAACTACCGGACCAAAAGATGGTGGTGGTGACTATGAGTTTGTTTATACAGTTGCCTTTGATTCTCAAGGGAACTTGTTTGCAGGAACTGCCGGAAACGGTCTGTATCGCTCAACTGATAAAGGTACGACGTGGGTACATATACTGACAGAACCTCAGATAGTTTGGCGAATCGCAGTCAATTCCAATGATGTTGTATTTGCTTGTACCGACCAAGAAGGCATCTACCGTTCCACTGACGGAGGAAATACTTGGGAAAATATTTTTGACGAGGGTATTTGGATAACTTCGATTGCATTTGACCAGAATGACAAGATTTTCATCGGTACTGAATCTGACGGAATTTTTTCCTCAACCGATGATGGTGATACATGGGTTTCGGTTTGGGACCCCGGCTTTGTATTTTGGTATTTATTCATTGATGAAGACGACAATCTCTATGTCTCAACATTTTTTGATGATGTACATAGAAGTACAAATGGTGGAGCAAATTGGGAAAGTATAGGATTTGAAGGAGATTTGGTTTGGTACATTACCCAAGATAATGATGGCAAATTATGGGCAGGGTCGGATGTGGACGGACTTTTTTCCTCTACCGATGGCGGTAATACTTGGGTACAGGTTGCTTTTAGTGGGTCTCCAATCAGCACAATTCTTATTGATGCAAAGGGTACTATGATAGCAAGCGACTATGATGTTTCTATCTATCGTTCGGTAGATGGTGGTACAAATTGGAGCAACATATCAAGTGGTTTATCTTTTGATGCTATTAACGGCACTGCTCTTGATGAAGAAAGTCTTGTTTATTTAGCATCATTTGGTGGCGGTGTTTACAAATCGAGAGAATCCTCATCCCCCGCAGTAATTTCAAGCATAGATTTGACTGCTACCACATTCTGCCAAGGTGAAAATGTTGAAATCGCATTTGATGTTGCCGGACTTTTCAACAAAGATAATACTTTTACCGCAGAATTATCCGATGAAACAGGCGATTTTGCAATTCCAACTGAAATAGGAACCACATTTGGGCAAAGCTCAGGAACTTTTTTAACAGCGTACATACCCGGTGAAGCAACTGCGGGAAGCATGTATCGAATAAGAGTTGTTGCCGATATGCCGGAATTTGAAAGCGATGATAATGGAACAAATATTACAATTAATAGTGTTAAGCCAACTTTGGTGGCTCCTGCTAACGAAGCTATCGGTGTGGCTTTGATGCCGGAATTGACTTGGAATGCTTCGGCAACTTGCCCTACTTTATATACAATTGAAGTCAGCACTGATAAGGATTTCATTAATTTAGTATTGAATGTAAATAATCATTCAGATACATCCTACACATTCACCAATAGTTTGAGCATGTTAACTGAATATTGGTGGCGAGTTGGTGCCGAAACTGAAAGTGGCGATGTAGTTTATTCTACCCCATCCACATTTACAACTGAAGATCAATCAGAATTTACACACAATATCAGTTTATCAAGCGGTTGGAACATGATTTCTACCTATATTATACCCGCCAATGTGGATTTTGATGCAATCATGAACGATATTAAAAGCTCTATAGTTATTGCCAAGAACAATGCAGGTCAAGTATATTACCCTGAATTTGAAATCAACGACATTGGCAATTGGAATATTAATGAAGGCTACCAAGTATTCATGACACAAGCTGAAACTCTCGAAATCACAGGTATGAAAGTTGAACCTGAAAACAACGGAATACCATTAGTATCGGGTTGGAACATCATATCATATTTGCGTGATTCGCAAATGGCTATAGTAGATGCTCTCGCTTCAATCACAGATGATGACAATTTGGTTATCGCAAAGGACAATTTGGGTAATATTTATTATCCGGAGTTTGAAATTGATTTGATTGAGTTCATGCAAATCGGACAAGGCTACCAAATCTATGTTTTAAGCAACGATACATTGATATATCCCGAAAATTAATAGATTTTACTAAGTATATTAAGATACAAAAATGGCTGCTCATAACGAGCAGCCATTTTTTGTGTAATGATTAATTCATCCGATGACTCCAAGCTTCCAAGTGTGGCATATTTGTTAGTGATGATTCATCCTTAACTCCAAGTCATCGGATGAATAGAAAAATTCTCCCAAGTGTGGAGCATTTATTTGATTAATTCATCCGATGACTCCAAGCTTCCAAGTGTGGCGCATTTGTTATAGATAATTCATCTGTTAACTCCAAGTCATCGGATGAATAGCAAAATTCTCCCAAGTGTGGAGCATTTATTTGATTAATTCATCCGATGACTCCAAGCTTCCAAGTGTGGTAAATTTGTTAAACGATAATTCATCCGATGAATCCAAGTCATCGGATGAATAGAAAAATTCTCCCAAGTGTGGAGCATTTATTTGATTAATTCATCCGATGACTCCCAGATTCCAAGTGTGGTAAATTTGTTAAACGATGATTCATCCGATGAATCCAAGTCATCGGATGAATAACGAAATTCTTACCAAAATCTACCATTTAATCACATTTTTTTTATATTTTGCAAAATCTTATTTTGTAAATTAGAAGAGTTTCATTTGGAGAGAAATATGAAGATAATAACTTTAGCTCTGGTAATTTTGATCGCGAATTTGTATCCAATATTTGGAAATAATTTTAGTGCAAAAAATCTAATTTCTGAGAGTGCTCGCAAGATTGAATTTATCGAAAATAAAGGGCAGATAGCCGACCAACACGGCAATGTCAATCACAATGTGCTATTTATTGCAGAAGTGCCTTACGGAACGATAACTATCCGTCGGGATGGTATCAGTTACTCCTTTGTCAAATATGATGAAGTTGCAATGAGCAAGCACAGCGAACGATTGCTCTCAAGAGATAGATTCGATGAGCTTGAAAGATTTGATGCTGAGCCAATCCCCGTGGATATTTACCGTGTAGATATGCGGCTCAAAAGCTCAAATTTCAGCCCGAAAATTGAAACTTTTGAAATGACCGAAGATTATAATAATTATTATCACGCTCATTGTCCGGACGGAATCACGAATGTGCGAAAATTCAGAACAGTCAAGCTTATTGATATTTATCCCGATATTGATTTCGTGGTTTATGCGAATAATACGGGTTTGGTGCAGTATGACTTTGTGGTCAAGCCCGGAGCAAATCCCGATTTGATAAATTTTGCTTTTGAAGGTGCTACAGATGTTGCAATCACAGCTACAGGCGATTTGCGCGTAGAAACCCCATTCGGCAGCATCGAACAAAAAGCTCCGATTGCATACCAACCCAATAATTTGGCAAAATACTTAAATTCGAGAGATTTTAAATCCAACACCCAAAGTCCCATTTCCCAATATACAAAAAACAGCGACAACTCAATTTCATTCGCCCTTGCAAACTACGATATTACTAAAGCCCTAATCATAGACCCACCCACACGCCTCTGGGGAACATATTATGGTGGATTCGGTAATGATGAAGGTCGTTCAATAGCTGTGGATGTGTTTGGTAATGTTTTTATTGCAGGTTATACTTGGTCGAATAACTCCATTGCAACTCAAGGGTCGCATCAAAGAACTATTGGTGGTAGTTGGGATGCCTTTCTAGTTAAGTTTAACAATAGTGGAATCCGACAATGGGGGACTTTTTATGGAGGTAATAATACAGATTTCGGCATGTCAGTAGCCACAGACGGTTTAGGCGACGTTTACCTTGCTGGGGAAACCCTTTCAGAAGAAGCCATCTCAACAGTAGGTTCGCATCAAAGCTCTATTGGTCTTGCTAAAGATGCATTTTTAGTAAAGTTTAATAGTAGTGGGGAAAGACAGTGGGGTACTTATTATGGTGGGACTGGTTCTGAGGCTGTGGAATCGGTGACAACTGATTTGGCTGGTAATGTTTTACTTGTAGGGAATACATCTTCAGGCGATGCTATAGCAACAGATAATTCTCACCAAAGCTCGCTTGGTGGTAGTTATAATGCTTTTCTTGTTAAGTTTACCAATAATGGTTTACGACTATGGGGTACTTATTATGGTGGTGATGGTGGTGATGATGGTCAAGATGTTATCACGGACATCTCAGGTAATGTTTACATTACGGGATATACAGGGTCAGGAATAGGGATATCAACTTATGAATCGCATCAAAGCATGGATGGCGGCGGCTTTGATGCCTTTTTAGTAAAGTTCAATTCAAACGGTGTTCGTCAGTGGGGTACTTATTATGGAGGCAGGAAAATTGATGTAGGCAATTCAGTCTCAACTGACATCTCAGGTAATGTTTATCTTGCTGGAAAGACAAAATCACCTACTGCGATAGCAACTGAAGGTTCGCATCAAAGTACTCTCGGTGGTTTATATGATGCGTTTTTAGTAAAATTTAATAGCAACGGAGTAAGACAATGGGGTACCTATTATGGGGGAAGTAGTGATGATGTGGGTACGTCTGTAACTATAGACGGCTCTGGGAATATTTACCTCACTGGTGAGACGCGTTCAAATAACACAATATCAACCTCTGGATCTCATCAGAGTATTTATGGAGGTGGAGGAGAACATTACGGAGATGCCTTTTTAGTAAAATTTAACAATAACGGTATTAGACAATGGGGTACTTATTATGGGGGAAGTGGTGGTGATGGTGGCGTTTCAGTAAAAAAAGACGACTTGGGTAATATTTATCTTGTCGGTAATACAAGTTCAAAAGACGCTATAGCAACAGTAGGTTCGCATCAAAGCATCATTGGTGGTGAAAGAGATGCCTTTTTAGTGAAATTTAGTGATAGCCCAAATTCTGTGATAGAGCAAATGAGCCCTTCGCAGATGAAAGTTTATCCCAATCCTGCGGAATCCTTGTTGTACGTGGATTTCTTGGTTCCCATGTCCGGAGCGAAAATTAAATTGCAAAATTTACTCGGGGTCACAGTTTTTGAGCAAGAACTAAGTGCAGGTGCAATCCACGAAAAAGCCTCAATCAACGTGGAAAATATCCCGACAGGTCTATATTTATTGATTGTCCAATCAGGCGAAAACTATTATTTTGAAAAGGTGATTTTGAGGTAGGGGGGAATTAGTGGGTGGAAGCTGATATTCAACCGCTTCGCGGTTGTGTTTAGGTTTTTGCTTTTTCCCCGCATTTCATACGGGGTTATTCATATTAAATCCTTTCAGGATTCTTATTGCACATTTGCCAAAGCACGAAGTGCTTAAATATGAATAGGAGGCTGTCTCACAAGGGCAGCCTCTTTGGCTTTCAATAAGGTGATAAAATGGGACTAATTGTTATAATAAGTATTCTAAATTTAATAATTGACTAGAAATGAGTATTATTCCATTTTTTGGTATGTTTTGATGCTAATTTGAGGCAATTTTGGATGGGAAAGTGAGATATTTTGCTATTTTAAGCTACAAATTTGCTCAGATTGTGGGCTAGAGCCAATAGTCCAACTTCGATTTCTACTTTTTCTTTGCCTCTCAGTGTAATCTTCTAAATTGTTTGTTGTGTTTGATATTGCCAAAAACCGCTTCCGGTTCAATTGGTCGTCGTTTTCGTTTTTTCACACCTTCATGACTCATCAGTCGGGATTTTGCTTGCTCTCTTAGTCGTTTTGCTTCTTTGTTTATTTCCTTTACTGTTCGATTGTCAGTCTTTCGTGACAAGCCGCTCGCAGCGAGCAACCGACGCAGTTTTTGGCTCTATATCGGCTAACTATTTGTTTGTATCCGTTCAAAGTTATTTTTTCTTTCTCTCCGATATTTTCCATCGCTTGACCCATTGGCAATAGTAACAGTCCTGTTCTTCGTTGTAATATAGATTGTCGGACTTGTTGATGTCTTTCTGCTAATTTGCTTTTCTGCTCTTATGAAAATAATTGTATTTGATATAGGCTTCGATATTATTGTCTTCTCGTATATTTGTAATTCTCATGACTCCTATGGCACCTGCATCAGCTGTGATTGAATAGATATTCACGATATTGGCGTTTATATGGATTCTCTATATGTTCAACAAATGTTGAAGTGTCTCCGGGTGTTTGATGAATGCTGTAATTGACCACTATTTGATTGTTTGTACTTATTTGCCAGTTGTAAGCAGCTTTTAGTTGTCCGTTTTGCATGCGGTCTTCTTTCATTCGCATAAATACTCGCATCAGGGTCGGTTTTTTAAACAACTGTTGCGACTGTTCATTTGCTTTTCGTATGCTTCATATTTCCTAATTGTTCAGACCAAGTTTTCTACTCTTGTCAGTTTAGCGCGTACATTTTTATCAATCTTTTTTTTACCAATACTTTAATATTTATTTCTTCATTGTTTCAGTTATACTCTCGGGATTTATCTCTTCATAGCTCTGTGGTTTAATGTCTCGCATTTCTTCTGCGCTTACCTGAAGTGCGTATTTCCACAATTCATTGACTTGTTGTAATATTTTTCTTACGGGTTCGGATATTTACCCCAAACAAAAACTGTATTTATTGGCATTTGCTCTTTTATTTTCGTGCCGTCTGTATATATCTTTAATATCCAAAATTCCGGCTTCATGAAATAGCATTACTACTTTAGAGAATAATACTTCTTTCAAGCCGCTTCGTTGCCGGTTTACTGCGGAAGCGATTGATTGTATTGTGATCCGGCTTTTGCATACCGCTTAGCCACATATAATGAATATTTTCTTGCACTAAATCTTCTATTCTTCGGCTTATCAGACATTATTCATATAAAGCATATACGAGTATTTTCAGAAGCATTCTCGGGCTGTAGCTGGTAGCTTCCGCCACCGATGGGCTGTTTCGATATCGCTTATATCAATTTCATCAATAATTTTATTTATTGTCCTAACAGGATGAGTTTCTTTAATCATTTCATCAAGAGATGGAGGTAGTAGAAACGCTTGTGATTGATTATAGTATTTAAACTTTGGTCTCATTGCATCGCTAACTTATTGTTGATTACAGCTGTTATGACGCTATTTTGCACCTAGTATTTTCTCGTATTTTTCCACAAAAATATAAAAAATGGCTGCCCTTATGAGACAGCCTCACAGATTTTCCCCAACACACGGTTTAAACCATGGGCTATGAATACAAATCCCCCTGCTCGCAAGCTCGCTTTCCCCCTTTGCCAAAGGGGGATTAAGGGGGATTTCTTGTTTTTTATTGAATTTGTCAACGTATTTCAGGACAAGAAAGTGAGGTGAAATAAAAAACGCTCCCGAATTTTCTCGGAAGCGTTTAAAGTATTTCATTTCTTTTTTTTTATCTGTTGTGTTTTAGTTCTTCTGGTTCGGGAATTTCGTATGTGATTTTCCTTTCGAAAATTTCTTTCATTGCGATGAAAGTAGGCTTGGGGAATTTATCAAATTCGCGACTGATATGAAGTTGGTCAAAGTTGATTCCTTCAGATTCGTCTTGAGTCGGAACAATATCTGCCATTCTTTCGTTTAGTTCGAACTTGATAAAGTCATTAATTTGGCGTGCACGCATACCCATTGCTACTATTGACTGATAAATCGAACCCTTCTCGGACTCTTGCATTCTGACAAGTACAGGGTTTACTACATATTTTTCCATTTTCAACTTCTCCAAAAATTTGAAATTTTGATAACTACAAATATAAGAATAAAAAAGTTAACAGAAAATTTTTTTAATATTAAGAATTTATTTCTTATCTTAGAACTTAGAAAATTTAACAATATGTTATATTATGCAAAAATTATATTA
It encodes the following:
- a CDS encoding DUF6055 domain-containing protein, with the protein product MSFLGQFIIAVLLIYPFSGVLYAQDECCSHGHYKCQTIELLKNRKAKKLHSDRLQEDFRIPMQSKFPSQAGYFVIHFDTVGVNKVDLTDMNQNGVPDYVDSVAFYFDVAYEFLVNQLGYNPPPPDSGFGGDDRYDIHIVNLVAEDYAIYGYTEAELDINPPLKHPRHTSSIYIDNDYSPFDSIKVANGNKIPAYAISGINAVKITSVHELHHAIQFGYGYPDDDGIAFMEMSSTWLESELYPELNNYLAYIGDLFKSLESFPLSEANNAQTGYRWNVFFKYLSEAYSPDLIRDFWKFILEEQAPFEALYSSIETNNLDYNDVWTDFLSWIYHTNTRSIGDTYFAEAARFPRLTINLSENMTSDIFEIVELLQPYQFMPIRVNNLSGSDKGITHFDFIIGKIQPMKVTDELSEFKLKINKNEESQIPYSIFKYKIDADKGDIISAVFVNDGARYPEESFVLPNPVDLTVDDFFIAVPLLIANNLKYNIMIYDPNYMVVVDKNIEPSRSNGYTGFRIDLADNSLASGVYLYSISGNDKSFFGKFAITKKK
- a CDS encoding SBBP repeat-containing protein — its product is MKIITLALVILIANLYPIFGNNFSAKNLISESARKIEFIENKGQIADQHGNVNHNVLFIAEVPYGTITIRRDGISYSFVKYDEVAMSKHSERLLSRDRFDELERFDAEPIPVDIYRVDMRLKSSNFSPKIETFEMTEDYNNYYHAHCPDGITNVRKFRTVKLIDIYPDIDFVVYANNTGLVQYDFVVKPGANPDLINFAFEGATDVAITATGDLRVETPFGSIEQKAPIAYQPNNLAKYLNSRDFKSNTQSPISQYTKNSDNSISFALANYDITKALIIDPPTRLWGTYYGGFGNDEGRSIAVDVFGNVFIAGYTWSNNSIATQGSHQRTIGGSWDAFLVKFNNSGIRQWGTFYGGNNTDFGMSVATDGLGDVYLAGETLSEEAISTVGSHQSSIGLAKDAFLVKFNSSGERQWGTYYGGTGSEAVESVTTDLAGNVLLVGNTSSGDAIATDNSHQSSLGGSYNAFLVKFTNNGLRLWGTYYGGDGGDDGQDVITDISGNVYITGYTGSGIGISTYESHQSMDGGGFDAFLVKFNSNGVRQWGTYYGGRKIDVGNSVSTDISGNVYLAGKTKSPTAIATEGSHQSTLGGLYDAFLVKFNSNGVRQWGTYYGGSSDDVGTSVTIDGSGNIYLTGETRSNNTISTSGSHQSIYGGGGEHYGDAFLVKFNNNGIRQWGTYYGGSGGDGGVSVKKDDLGNIYLVGNTSSKDAIATVGSHQSIIGGERDAFLVKFSDSPNSVIEQMSPSQMKVYPNPAESLLYVDFLVPMSGAKIKLQNLLGVTVFEQELSAGAIHEKASINVENIPTGLYLLIVQSGENYYFEKVILR
- a CDS encoding DNA-directed RNA polymerase subunit omega, with product MEKYVVNPVLVRMQESEKGSIYQSIVAMGMRARQINDFIKFELNERMADIVPTQDESEGINFDQLHISREFDKFPKPTFIAMKEIFERKITYEIPEPEELKHNR